GCACCAGGTGAATGAGCGGATCGGAAATCTGCTGGATGATGTTGTTGTCGAGTTCGGTTTCCGCGCCCGCCAAGTCGAGCTCCACCTGCTTGCCGGCGGCCTTGGCAGCATCGCGCACAGTGCGCGAGATGCGGGTGTACAGGTTGCCGATGGGCACCATGCGCGCCTGCGTGATCTCGTCCTGCAGGCGGTGGGCCAGCTTGCTGAACTCGTCGATGTCGGTATCCACGCGGCGCACGAAGCCATCGAGCTGGGTGAGCACCTCGGTGATATCGGCCGAGATCTCGGTCAGCGAGCGGGAGAGGATGTTGAAGTCGTCATAGCGGTCCATCTCCAGCTCGGTGAACTCGGAGGGACCGTCATCGAGCGCGTGGGAATAGCCGGAAAGGGCGGCGCGATACAAGGCCGCCTTGAAGGGCATGGGGGAAGCGCTGGGCAGACGGCTGAACTCATGCTTCTCGGTGAACTCCGAGACCTTCTCGGACATGCGCGCCTTGGAGAAGTTGAGGACGTCCGCCAGGCGCTCCAATTCGGAGACGCGGCCCATCATGCGGGTGCGGTTGATCACCAGCTCGCCCACCGCGTTCATCATGCGGTCCAGGCGCTCGAGCGCGATGCGCACCGACTTGGACTGCGGCATCGCCGCCAGTTCTTTCTTGCCCGCCAGCACCGGCTCGGCTTCCGCCTCAGCCAGAACCACTTCGGGGGCAGCAGATTCGGCGAGGGGAGATTCGACGGCCGGCGCGGGCTGGGCGCTTCCCTCTTCGGCCGCCGTTTCCTCGACAACGGATTCGGCCGCTTCTAGCGGCGTGATTGCAGACGCGGATGGCAATGCGGAATCGCACTCTTCCGGCGCCAGGCGGGCGATGCGGGTCAGCAGCGATTTCACCACCGACTGCAACGTGGCTTCATCGCTCCACTGGCGGTAGAGGAACTTCTTGAGGGTATCCACCGCCTCCAGGCAGATATCGACGATCTCGGCGCTCGGGCGCAGCTCGCCGTCGCGCAGCCGGCCTACCAGATCCTCGGCGCGATGGGCCACGCGGGCGATGCGGTGCAGGCCCACTTGTGCCGCCGAGCCCTTCACCGTGTGCATGGCGCGGAACAGGCGATGGATATCTTCGTCGTTGGGGTTCGCTTCCAGCGCCAGCAGGCACTCCGTCACTACTTGCAGGTGCTCTTCCGCTTCCGGAACGAAGAACTCCAGAATCTCGTCAGGAACGTCGCCGTCTGGCGGCAAATCTTCGAACGCGGGCGCGGCGGAATCTTCCGAAGCCGAAGCCGGCTCTTCGCTTTCGCCGGCCGAGGGTTCCGACCAGGCCTCCTCCGCATGCATCTGGAAGGCGAAGGGGAATTTCTCCTTGAAGGCAGCCAGCTCTTCTTCCGCCTCCACCGCGTTGTTGCTGATGAGCAGCAGGTCGGATTCGAGAACGGAGACGGCCTCGGAGATGAACTCCACCAGCGGAGCCGCGGCCTCCTGGGTAACGGAGGCGTTCATGGCGTACTGGAAGATGTGGGCCAGCTTGCCCGCGACCTCGGAGAACTGCGGGTAGCCGTACATGGCGGAGGCGCCGGCGAGGGTGTGCGCCGCAGCGTAGAGGCGCTCCAGATCATCAGCCGCCGGATACGGGTCCTGCAGAATGCCGGAGTACTCGCGCAGGAACTGCAGGTGCTCGGAGGCTTCGGTAAGGAAGACCTCAACGAATTCCTGATTGGGGCTCATTCCCTGCCCTCCGTAGCAGCAGCAGCGCGCACGGGCGGAT
Above is a window of Terriglobales bacterium DNA encoding:
- a CDS encoding Hpt domain-containing protein yields the protein MSPNQEFVEVFLTEASEHLQFLREYSGILQDPYPAADDLERLYAAAHTLAGASAMYGYPQFSEVAGKLAHIFQYAMNASVTQEAAAPLVEFISEAVSVLESDLLLISNNAVEAEEELAAFKEKFPFAFQMHAEEAWSEPSAGESEEPASASEDSAAPAFEDLPPDGDVPDEILEFFVPEAEEHLQVVTECLLALEANPNDEDIHRLFRAMHTVKGSAAQVGLHRIARVAHRAEDLVGRLRDGELRPSAEIVDICLEAVDTLKKFLYRQWSDEATLQSVVKSLLTRIARLAPEECDSALPSASAITPLEAAESVVEETAAEEGSAQPAPAVESPLAESAAPEVVLAEAEAEPVLAGKKELAAMPQSKSVRIALERLDRMMNAVGELVINRTRMMGRVSELERLADVLNFSKARMSEKVSEFTEKHEFSRLPSASPMPFKAALYRAALSGYSHALDDGPSEFTELEMDRYDDFNILSRSLTEISADITEVLTQLDGFVRRVDTDIDEFSKLAHRLQDEITQARMVPIGNLYTRISRTVRDAAKAAGKQVELDLAGAETELDNNIIQQISDPLIHLVRNSVAHGLERSEERYLAGKPDVGTVAVRAYHRGNHVYIEVEDDGRGIDYEKVRNTSIEAGLVTPEDAASMAERDLLEFLFHPGFSTAPRKTELAGRGVGLDVVRANLAALNGEVEIDTQLGRGTRFTLKVPLTLIISQALFVRCGTHSFAMPLAFVEEIRRLNQSEIEEVGGKLLTRVRDVVTEIVRLDQQLGLEPIQPVNGWYRMVIVNVAGRQVGVVVEEVLRKDEIVIKSLGEYLRNAKLFPGATIAPDGSLILLIDVNRLVAGEAMERRPLMAAATVARVFAPGAAAVAAGTLPAAVVDAVPEDKVVVLADDSISVRKFVGRMLEKAGYRVRLASDGLEALEIVTQSRCDLVVTDLEMPRTNGYELMAHLRQDASTAALPVMVVTSRAGAKHRDRALKEGAVAFLTKPVQEDAFLAEVERLIGPAQPAAAPAVEALS